CTTCAACCCGCTGCCCTCTCCTGcacgccgccccccccccccccccatcttccaTCGCCGCCGCGGCTTGCCTAGCCTGTGTCTGATTGgtgttgccatggcaacggAAGGGTAGAGGTTTCCATCCTGTTGCTTCCCGCTCGGCTCGTCTTGCTTCccgctgtctgtctgtggcgCATGGCCGTGCTGTCTGTGGCTGAATACCTGCTTAGTGGCTTCGCTGTGCAGTCCCGTGTGTGCCGCTTCATGACCAGTCATGTTGCTCACGCTCCGGTGCCGCCAGTAGACCCTCAGCTTTGGTTAGATGAACTCCCACCTGGCTAACACTGTGGGCCGCTGAATTTATTTTTCCTAATGCTGATGTGTTGCTTCTATAGAGCTGACATGAACCCCTCCATGTTTGACTCCCTCCCTTGTAAACCAACCACTGCACCTGTCAGTTTGGCTCAGCTCCCTGTGAATATCTCACATTGAAGTTTTGTTTGTTACGTCTTGTCTAACCCAAAAGTAGCTTTCTGTATGTCACATTTAgtaaactattaaaaacaattatattcGTCTAAATAAGGAGGAACGCTGTAAGCACTTTGTCCCATGTTACATTAAACTGACCCCtgttctgtgtcagtgtctgaaATTCAGTTAGTGTTTGGAAATAACTGTCAGTGTGgatgactgtctgtgtgtggtgtgtgtgctgctctgcAGAACCAGCGCGACCCCCGGTTAAATGAGATTCTGTTCCCGTTCTACGACCATAAGCGAGCCATGCAGATCATTGACAAATACGAGCGAGATGACGACCTGAAGAAGAAAGGTAAAAGGCTGGAGGGAGGGAAACAGAAGGCAGGTGGATAGAGAAGGCTTTGCTGCCACCTGCCTGTGTGACTTTGACATTGCAGTATGTCGCACCAATTAATGGACATAATTCTCTGCTGTAATATTTAGTTGATGCAGTAAAATGCATCTTTGTCATTCAGCTCATTTCTtattcacacagcagcaggtgttTCTAAATCAACTCCACGTACCTttgacacagagcagctgatttTCTGTGGCAGGAAACTTCGACAGCATTTCTTTTCATTACAATCTGTTAACATGCAAATGTGAAGATTCGACCAGACTCCTGGGTTTTACATGTGTAATCCAAGGGCCTGTTAGAGACAGTTTAAGTCTGAGATGAgtttctccatctcttcctgcAGAGAATGATGAAGCTAGATCATGTTTTATTTCGTCATTCATAGAgttcacaataagtgcatcagaGCACATCTACATGCAGAAGTCAGAGTTGGAtgatacaatacaaatatattatgtGAATAGTTGTGCTGATTGTTCAgttctttttattatattacttGTATTGTAGATTATTTCTGAGCAAGCACGATAATGTGGCTGGAAAAAGATTCTTCTTCAAACATGATCTTTATactgtgacatttttaaattgccATTAACAATGATATATAAAAGTACAACTATAGTCATTAAATACAATTGAGCAAGTTTTAGTTTAACCACTGCCACGGTGAAAAATATATCCAACTGTTTCCTTTTATAAGGAGTCTCTAACAACTGCATCATCTAGCTGAGTATTCTCACATGAAACAGAGACGACCTCTTGTCCTCTCTTTTCCAGGTCAGATGTCCAGTGACGGCTTCTGTCGGTACCTGATGTCAGATGAAAACGCTCCAGTTTTCTTGGACAAGCTGGAGTTGTATCAGGAGATGGACCACTCGCTGGCCCATTACTTTATCAGCTCCTCCCACAACACCTACCTGACGGGCCGACAGTTTGGAGGGAAGTCCTCCGTGGAGATGTATCGCCAGGTTCTCCTGTCAGGATGCAGGTAGATGGTGGAGAAACACACAGCCCCTTGGATAAGTGAGGGTTGTATGTAACGATGCATGTTCATTGGTTGGTGCTCTTCATGATGTCAGGTGTGTAGAGCTGGACTGCTGGGATGGGAAAGGAGAGGACCAGGAGCCAATCATCACTCATGGAAAGGCCATGTGCACAGATATCTTGTTTAAGGTGAACACAGCccctcaaccacacacacacacacacacacacgcaccacagGACAGGACCTGCTGAGCCATTTCCTGCAACATCTTCAAGAGTTTTTCTATGTGTGCCTGCCCCCTAGTGTTGAAAGAATGGTTGTGCGTTAATCATGGCTTCTTCCTTCctaatgcttttcttttttctctcttccaaCAGGATGTTATCCAAGCGATCAAAGATACGGCATTTGTCACTTCGGATTACCCAGTTATTTTGTCCTTTGAAAATCATTGCTGGTAAATGTACAATTCAGTCATAAGCAAGTGGTACTGTATGATTTTGCTTGTATGATTATTTGCAATAGTGCTTGATACATTATACAGAACATGGACACAattaattatgtgtgtgtgtgtgtgatcagtaaACCACAGCAGTACAAGATGGCCAAATATTGTGATGAGATCTTTGGCGACTTCCTTCTCAAACTGCCTCTGGATAATTTTCCGGTGAATACGCTCATTTCGATAAATAGTAATTTTATGACGATAGATTATTtaaggatgatgaggatgacaTATTTAAATAGATGTCTGTGTTCTCTTTGACAGATTGAATCTGGGCGCCCCTTGCCCTCTCCGAACGACCTCAAACGTAAAATCCTCATCAAAAACAAGCGCTTGAAACCTGAAGTGGAACAGAGTGCGTACACAAGTCGTCTCAGGGAATAATTGGATCAGTTCATGACCTGCATGTCATCTTGTTTTGTAACATGTGTGTTCATTTGGACtacagagcagctggaggccTTCAAGAAACACATGGAGGCCGGTGAGACCAACACCCCAGCCATCATCATGGGAGAGGagaatgaagaagaaacagagaacGGTCAGTTGTTTTAAACACTACGTAGCATAGTGTGTGGCGGAGTGGCTCACACAGCTGTAGTAGTATAGTGTagaagaggaagtgattgaTACATTAAGAGAATCACAATAATTGGCAAACACTATTTAAATATCTTAATTCGATTTTATATACATTCTGCAAATATTGttgtcaaataaaacatttcaaaaagcTTCATCAATACACCACAATACACTGCACTGTAAAGTAGTGTTTAGTATCACGACTGAATGCATCACGTAATGGAGATATAATTGGAGAGATGTGCtctaatataaatgtttatttgtgtgcagGAGAAAAAGATGCTGAGGAGAaagatttgaatttgaattcgGAGGCAACGAGTGAGAAAGTAGCAAACAGTGTCCCCCAGGGTAACGCTGTCAGCACGAAGAAACCACGGGAACTCAGCAACAGTATCAAGAAGGTGGGTCGGCGCTTTGATTTACTGACATCACCTTGGTGACAGCGTCTTCGGCTCACAGTAGACACTGAACAATGAGATTTAGATTTCAGGACCTAGTTGTTGATTGAGCTCAATGGAAAAGGAGTGGCTGCAACTCTTTGGCCAAAATCCTTCCACTCTGATGTGACCACTGCAACAAGAAGACATTAGAATTAAACACTGTCtattcaaacatttataaaagcACAAATGGTTGTCAGGTTTGCCTCAGTGAAAATCTCACATGGTCACATGTGTGCTGTTGTGTAAACCTATTGTGCTCTGGACATTGATTATGTGCAGCccagcttttctttgttttttaattaaatacatgTATCATGACAACATCTGTTCAATTGACTAACTTGTAAAACCTGTAAAACATATAAAGCAAGTACTTGTTGTGGTTTAGGACGCTGTTATAATGAATGTGAGTGAATCACACTCATctaagtggattttttttttcatgtgtgtgttgttttcagggACCCGATGATGAAGTGACGGAGATGTCAGAAGCCACAGAAGCAACAGACGTTACAGACGTCTCTGAAGCGTCCGACCTAGACAACAACAAGAAGGCGAGGACACGTCTGCCTCCACTCGTTCTCCCACACACCTATCACTACATGTGTCTAAccccagatgtgtgtgtttgtgtacctgtcCTGTGCAGGctgcagaagaagcagaagactCTGAAGAGGCTCTGATCGCTCAGTACAAGTATGTAGGAGCCACCACCAACATCCACCCATATCTCTCAGCCATGGTCAACTACGCACAGCCTGTCAAGTTCCAGAGTTTTGATGTGGCAGAGGGTGAGCTTCCACTTCCACGTTTTATGATTACATGATGTGAATTAGTACAATAATTAAGGGCTGACCTGAGAACCTGATTCATTAACTTTTATTATATCTTGGtctggaaaaacacaagaatACTGGAGTCAGAGATTACCACTGTAATATAGTCCTTTGTCTTTGCAGGTTTTCATCACTCtacttttaaaatattaatgctAAACAAATCCTGCTGATCTCTcaatttctctgtctctcagaaaGAAACATCCATCATAACATGTCATCTTTCAACGAGTCTGTCGGCCTGGGTTACCTGAAGACCAACGCCATCGAGTTTGTCAAGTATCCTTTGGACTCTTGAGGAATCAGTGTCAGCTGCATTTATctggaaaacagaaaagcatGTTTCAGAGTGACCAGATTTTATTATATCACACGTTTATTACCATTGCATCAGAAAATCTCCCAGGTGAGATAGACGTCTATGCTGCTTAACTATAAATTTAACAAGAAGCTTTCCCCTCCTGTTCACTGAGTACATTCACTTCCACACCTTTGTGATAGTCTGAGTTATATCGTAATTAGGTCACCTATATGAAATCTGGATGTTGGGTCACTGCTGATGTTTTCAGCCATTTTTGTTTCCACTCTACTGCTGGAAGAGAACTGAAGGCCTCTTGAGGCCTGTGTGCCTTTGGACTGTGTCGCTCGGCCTGACCCTCACTtgcctcactctctctccaatGGGACTGCATGACCCAAGCTGTTCCCACTAAAAATAGTCCTGTAGTCTGTTtgatgcacacacgcacacacatgtgctgTAACACACATGGTCTCTTTCCTTCGGAGAAAAAATGAATTCCCTTAGCGTCAGCGCAGCTACAACAAGCGTCAGATGAGCCGGATCTACCCCAAAGGGGGCCGGGTGGACTCCAGTAATTACATGCCTCAGATCTTCTGGAACGCAGGCTGCCAGATGGTCTCACTGAACTTCCAGACCCCAGGTACCACAACACGCAACATGGGTCCCCtgacctcacacacacccagagaagTACTCCACGTTCAGGATTGCATACATACGGCCAGGCTTTTGATGTAAGAAAGCGCAGCATGCACTGAACTTCTGACCTCACGTTCACACATCATAAGCTTCTTACATTATACACGTGTAGTCCAGAATAACATGGAGCCACGAATCAACAAGCCACACGACCCAACCtctttacaaatacacacacatcccaaAATATACGCATACCAAGaacttttttaacttgaaaagccAGCTTTGACTCTCTTGGTTCATTTCACACAAATTACTAATTAatcatttttgttgtttaaacGTTTATATTTTACACATAAACTAGTTAAGTGCatcaatattttacttttattttggtatCAAAATATAGAAAACTGTAGACATCAATTTCTATGTCAGTCTGAAACTAGAAAATCTATTGGCTGTTATTTTGCAGCATCAGGTTAGGCATCCATGAACCTGAGTGGATTCATCTCATACTCAACCAGTTCATCTGCTTTTCAATGAGACTCTAAACACATCATCATAACTGTCACAGCCACATACACACCTATACAGTGAGGGATGCCTGTTGTAAAACAGCTGCTGTCCCACGGCCAGAGGCAACAGGGCTCAGACCATATGGCTCGCTCGGAGCAGAGCATGTGCAACattggagggagggagggagggagggagggaggggtggagcGTCAGGGTTTCTCACAGGGGAGCTGGGGTCACACAAGAGCTGGAGCGTCTGTGATGGAGAAATAAATGGTtagaggggaaaaaacagaTGTCAGGGGAAACGTAAAATGCTTCCCTCTCTTTCAGCTAAGAGGTAGCTCCTCAGAAATGAATGCAAACTAAATTTGTTACTTGTTTAGGATTTTAAAGGATATCTCAGTTCCTGAActcttctcatcctctcatgtctctgatctctctctcagACCTGGCCATGCAGTTGAACCAGGGAAAGTACGAATACAACGGCTCCTGCGGGTGAGAAAGCTCCTCACTCCTATCTGAGCTCATTCccatccttccctcctccacccctctctctcctccacccctcTCTGAAACTCATCAATTAAAGCTTGTCACATCTCATTAGGGGTTGCCAGCAGCGACCGTAGCTACTATCTACCCCTGAGAGCCAATGAGTGTTTTAGAGATGCAGGCTCCTCTTCAATTGCCTCCGAGGCTCTCTGCAGTCATCtatctcttcctccctccatcgctGTCATCGTCCCTTGCCTCTAATACTATCCCTGAGGGAGAGATTTAACTGCTAATGCTGTAAATCTCATATGTGGGGAGATCAGGGCTTTTGCAGACACCCATCATTACTAATGTCGTTCTGATGGGCCCCTGGTTAACACAAAAAATCCCACACACAAAgcctaacgccgggttcacaccggacgcggaagcgacgccaaagcgaggcataagcgcagcgccaatcctctggctcccatccactcccatgtttaACCGCagcgctgaacacaccggaggctgaagcgtagCATTGTGCCGCGGCGGCCTAGGGCCgtgaagcgatcgtttcggcgtcgagtctatttttttcgcttgacgcgagcgtatcgcaccaggaaacacactgaaaaacgattttaaacgatagtgacgacatattttatatgatataaaagatcaaatatgcatcccatactttgtattcaccctctgttgtcctggagttttaattttaccacttttaccgaccacattattaaatgtccccctctgcccatccactacagccacacaagcagtgatacagataaaaagagagagagaggggggggggctacgtattctccacataggcttgagtggagaatacgtaatttacccccgaccaCCGATTTTttacggagcaaacagcgaagttcttcaacatggatgacattaaattaataattgaagtggagaagtgcagtgaattgtatgatcctcggaacatgttgtataaagacaacactaaaaaggacacatgttgggacgctgttgcagttaattttggagcaacaagtaagtatatgcttgaaaaaaaatatgaaatgccgtttttactgcaggctgataacagcggcgcttcggcgcCCGGTGTGAtccgccaagcgccggcgctttaGGGAATAGCGCtccggcgtcgcttccgcgtccggtgtgaaccagGCGTTAGTCCCACTGTGTCATTAAAGAGCACTATTGAAGCTAAAAATGTATAGTAATAATAGAAACTATTTTATTATGAGGACTGTAATTTACATCAGAATGTCAGTGTTCCCCTATTTGATCTTCCAAGGTAGATTAATTCTACTGTGTGCATTttcctactgtgtgtgtgtgttaggtacCTGCTGAAGCCTGACTTCATGCGGAGGTCAGACAGGATGTTTGACCCCTTCTCAGAGACACCAGTGGATGGTGTCATCGCTGCAACCTGCAGTGTACAGGTCAGAAAAACCTGTAAAGAAAGATAAATTACAGCATTTTAACTGAGAACTCAGTCATTAAAGTAATTTACTATCATATTACAAGGCCTGGTTATCGCATCCTGTTGTGCATCATTCCAGGAGCAAGTTAGTTATTACAGAAAAATATAAGTATTATTATAGTTATAATACTGGTTGTATAATTTAGGATATTTCAAAAATTCAGATGGCACTTGATTATAGATCATACCATCACAGTGAACCATCACATATCAAATATTATTCCTATAAAATCAAACACTTGAAAAGTATAAATATCTTTTTCTCAGGTATTCTCTGGTCAGTTCCTCTCCGACAAGAAGATTGGCACGTATGTTGAAGTGGACATGTATGGGCTGCCGACAGACACCATCAGGAAAGAGTTTCGCACACGCATGGTGATGAACAATGGGCTGAACCCCGCCTACAATGAGGAGCCCTTCGTCTTCAGAAAGGTAGCGAGACGACACCTGTACTATTTGAACAGTAGGAGGACAAGGAGGCCAGAGACTCGGGTTCAGAAAAATTAGCAATCACGGGGCAGGAGTAAGCAAGAGTACATTTCTATGAGATGATGCACAATAATGCAAATTCGTTAATTTCTCCCAAATATTTAGAAAAGATTGACATTGGATTATCTTTGGTGAGAGACAATAATTGGGGTCATTAGCAAAAGCATAAAaccaaaagagaaaaggaagtaCAAACAAAACTTGGATCCAAAAGTATAATGCATGTTCCTTCAATAGGAAACTGGTCTTGGATTTATGGCCCCTGCTGCCTGTGTTGTATTCCGCAGAAGAAACAGCTAGGGACAGCACAGAGGGAGGAACAAcagaaatgaacagaaagaaataattagaggtggagaaggagatggGAGATGTAGAGgacataagtgtgtgtgtgtgtgtgtgtgtgcgtccactCGCTGAATAGTGCTGCTCTCAGCAGAATGAGGAGTCTCTCAGCCATGACTGTGACTCCAGCTTCCTAACACACACCATCAATCACAGCCTGCCGcagtgctgctctgctctcacacacataaacacgcacacgcacaaacacactgctatCGAAGGGGGGCATCACAGGCAAAGCTGCTGGCAAAGACTCATTTCtcgcatccacacacacacacacagacctgaaaTACTGCCACACCTTTGCATGTGTACATACGCACTGCTGTCAGATGACTCAAAGCAAACAATACACACCAGCGTTTGAACACACAGCACATCTGCAAGGCTACATTTGTGTAAGCGTAGACACAAGCGGTGCTTCCACCCATTCATCTCCAGTGAGTATTTTTCGGCCTTATCTCTTACCTTCCCCTCCGTCTAGGTATTAATCATCCTCCTCTCGCTGCTCACTTATCTCCACACACAAGGCCAGTTAAAACTCtcgcttcctctttttttttcctccaagggtgtacacacacaagctcatcaacagaaacaagttgcatacacacacacacacacgtgttctaCGAGATAGACTCCAATCCCTGGATACGTAGTAGCAGTGGAGATGGTCTTTTCAGTGCAGATGTGTGTTGCTCTGCTATCAGGCAgtttctctgtatctctcaGTGACTGTCCCCTGATACTGTGCCCTACAGTTTTATCCTTGACCTTCGCCTTTAATGATGCTGTTTTATTGCAATGGCTTCAGATTTAGTTGCTTAACCGTATACATACCAGAAAGAATTATGCAGGGACGGTCCTCTAAAGTCAACTAACACCCATGCTCTTTACCTAATCTTTTgttcattatattattataattccaGTTGCTTTTTCCTCCCAccccctttctttttcttgcatCTACCACTCCTAGGTGATCTTACCGGATCTGGCGGTACTGCGCATCGCCGTTTACGACGACAACAACAAGCTGATTGGCCAGCGCATCCTGCCTCTGGATGGCCTGCAGGCCGGCTACCGCCACATCTCTCTGAGGAACGAGGGCAACAAACCCCTGTCGTTGCCAACTATCTTCTGCCAAATCATCCTCAAGACCTATGTGCCCGACGGCTTTGGAGGTGAGGCGAACAggaaccaacacacactcacacattcacgtTTGAGAATTTGAGGGGGAAAGAAATTCTTAGAAAGTTTGGAAAATAGACATGGATCACTAAGagttcttcattttttttatattcattacattacatgtcatttggctgactcTTTTGTCCAAAGTatactcaacattcatgaggggccatttagggtttcagtatcttgccaaggacacttcggcatgcagattggagAGAGTgtggtttgaaccggcaaccttcttgttgaagaaccatcactctaaccactatGCCACACCGCCCCATATTCTGTGCAAACATAATACATATCTTAAAGTTAGTAAATAAGATATATGCTGTCTGCATGTAGTTTGCCATCACTGTAACACTGTTGTCTGTGAGCTTATGTAAAACCtgctagttattattattttaaagattaTTTGTCAAGTTGGGTACTTGAATTTAAAGGCATTGGGTCTGTAAGTTGTTTTAGAAGTTCTAAGTTGAGGGTGTTGAAACAGGGATTCCAGGTTTgtttcaaactgacatactttgTTTTCCTGATTCAGGAATAGTCTTTATTCATGGCTGATAGGGAAGTGGCTTCTgtagggaggagagagaaaagaaaagcagtgcagctctctttcactctctctctctcattcgcTCACTTACTCTTTGCATCGGGATGGTTTGAACATACAGTGTTAACGACATGAGGATCCAAATGATGATGACAGGGAATCTGCAGTAAGACCGAAGCATACAAATGAGCGGGGCAATTGAGTTGTCATTAAATAAAGCCAAGGGGTTTGTGCTGCCATTACTGTAACCATTAACTCTCTTCTGTGAGATCTGCTGCCAAAATCATTTCTCTACCCGTGCAGCAGTGTAGTAGAACAATAAAATCCTTTCCTTAAGATGCAGTGTTAAACAAGGAAGATCTAATCCAGTCCTGACAGTATACTTCCTCAATATAATAATGCAGTCATTGCTCATGAAGAGAGGGATAGATTTTGTGATACTGTGCATCTCTGTGCGCAGGAAAGAGATCCAACATATTTTATATACGGCTGCTTGCTTTAACCACTAAAGACATGTCTCTTTAAAATGGTCTCTTTCAGGTTCATTTACTTTCTTGAAATATGTTTCTTACTTTGGATAAGCTTGAAATAGTTTCTGGTCAGTTTATTAAATAATCTCTTTTCCCTAAACTATTCTAACTAAtcgttttgtgtgtttcagcaatTGTGGATGCTCTATCAGACCCAAAGAAGTTTTTGACCATAGCAGAGAAGAGAGCTGACCAGATGAAAGCACTGGGGATTGACacggtacacacacaaacacacaccggaAACTTCAGACTGGGTTAACGGGTAGGAATAACAGGTCCTCACTCTGTGATCAGAAGAATGCTCTGACTATGGGCTTTACTCTGTGAACAACACTCTCAATTAAATCATCATAAGATTTCCACTTTAATTTTTCCCTTCCCTGTTGTAGAACGACATAGCAGACGTTCCCAGTGGCAGCTCCAAGAACGACAAGAAGGGAAAGGGTAAAGGAGACACGGTGAAGACCAGTGTGACACCGCAGACCAGCTCAGACATGGGCCAGTCCTCCAACTCCGCCCAGAATAACACAGCCGAAAGCAAGAAGGGTAGATGCTGATTTAGAAACATGCATATTCAACATATACAGATGTACAGTATGTAGACAGAGTTCAAACTCTCTTTCCTCCTGTGACAGATAATACACTGGTGCCTAATATCAACATTGATGACTTAAAACAAATGAAGGTTGGTTTCCACACTTCTACCTCACCTACTCTGTGGAGATGCATTAAATGTGAAAGGAGTAATAAAAGTTATAtttatagaatatcaaaatgtagtatttaataTACAAGTAACAATCAAAGTTCTCCTCCTGGTAAatctattttatatatttacctTTTTGTACTAAATTACTGTTGTGTAAACATGTTGCCAGAAAAGGCCTGTACCAAGCCATTATATTGCCCCAGTGTGTTAAGTTCAAAAGCTCTTCTCTACATGACTAACACAACATAACTAAATGTTTGTCTCCCACTGCAGACGTACCTTAAACTGATTAAAAAGCAACAGAAGGAGCTGAGCACTTTAAAGAAGAAACATGTTAAGGTGGGTATTAGATTGAAACCAGACCTGTTGATAAGTGGCTTCTGCTTTTTCTGGTCAATTGTTGATGCACAAAGGGACAGAGCCAACAGGCCACCTCCACCTTTCATCTTCCATGGACCGTGGCTTCATCCCTGTGTTAGCTCGGACAAACAGACCcataatttatgttttatttgaaattagACTTGCTAAAGTTGCTTTCCTTTTGACCAGAGCTCACCATAGCGACCAGAGTGGGTGTCAGCTCATTCACAGAGGCTCATTCATTATCACAGGATTAAGTCCTGTTGTGTAACATGTATAATGATACTATCCAGAGTCCAGACCCTTCTGCTGACTGAATAAAGAGGACTGCTGCCTCCTTAGTGAGTTTTCCGACATAAATCGTATGATTTcagaaaatttgttttttgagCTTTTCATTTCTTATCTGCTTATGATGGAGGAGCACACAGGTTAAGAGTGCACCTCCACAGCATAAACTAGAATAGCACATAGAAGAGAAAGTACCTTCGCCAAGGTCCAACATTCCCTTTacatttaatcaagctgcaccaaatttcccaCACTCCtagatatcagttctctaaTTGTGCCAgctttatttcatcaagatccattactTTTCCCTGGGAAAACTGTGTAAATGTCAAAAAACGTCgtccagatctgcaccagaaTGTAATAAGTTCCTCCCTGACCCaaaccacaaccttccaccTAGTAATGTGTTAATCCAGCGGTAGGTAGGTGTGgtagtttttgtgaaatccGGCTAAATATcaaatgcagaagaaaacataGCCTTCTTGGTGATGAAATAAACACTTAAGTGGATCATGTCTTCTCTTTTCAACAGGATCAAAATATAATGCAGAAAGCCCACTGCAGTCAGATGGAAAAGTTGGTCTCTCTGAATGATAAggaaaagacaaacctggagaAAATGTTGGAGAAAGCCATCAAGAAACGTGGGTAAGTAGTGAAACAAGAAAATTCACGTTTGTATTGACGTTATGGCTCAGAGCTGACCAGGTTTGCCATGTATACTTTATATGTCCAGGGATACATGCTGGACCGGCTAATGTTTGTGTCCGTCCTCAGTGAATGGACCAAACAGTGTGAACTGTGTTTAAAATATGTCTACAACTCAACAACAGTTGATGTAAAATTGTATAACAGCACTTGACTTGTATGTAAGCTTTTGGCCATATAGTTTGTGATCAATAAGAAAGGTCTCATTAAACCTGAACTATCTGACTAAAGTTCTTCTATTGAGATATATTAGGATACTAAATTTAACTTGATT
This genomic window from Platichthys flesus chromosome 18, fPlaFle2.1, whole genome shotgun sequence contains:
- the LOC133973333 gene encoding 1-phosphatidylinositol 4,5-bisphosphate phosphodiesterase beta-4-like isoform X2 → MTKSYVFNWQKHLPEFMQEGTSFDRFDEDPYFFEPSCQMRVDEYGFFITWKSEGKEGQVLECSLINSIRVGAVPKDPKILTSFEAIGKTEADLEGCIICICSGTDLVNLNFMFMVAESPDTARKWIEGLRSVIHNFKANNVCPMTCLKKHWMRMCFSTNVNGKIPVRGITRTFASGKTEKGIFQALKDLGLPSGKNDEIEPVDFTYDIFYALTQKICPRTDIEDLFKKINGNKTDYLTVEQLVSFLNENQRDPRLNEILFPFYDHKRAMQIIDKYERDDDLKKKGQMSSDGFCRYLMSDENAPVFLDKLELYQEMDHSLAHYFISSSHNTYLTGRQFGGKSSVEMYRQVLLSGCRCVELDCWDGKGEDQEPIITHGKAMCTDILFKDVIQAIKDTAFVTSDYPVILSFENHCCKPQQYKMAKYCDEIFGDFLLKLPLDNFPIESGRPLPSPNDLKRKILIKNKRLKPEVEQKQLEAFKKHMEAGETNTPAIIMGEENEEETENGEKDAEEKDLNLNSEATSEKVANSVPQGNAVSTKKPRELSNSIKKGPDDEVTEMSEATEATDVTDVSEASDLDNNKKAAEEAEDSEEALIAQYKYVGATTNIHPYLSAMVNYAQPVKFQSFDVAEERNIHHNMSSFNESVGLGYLKTNAIEFVNYNKRQMSRIYPKGGRVDSSNYMPQIFWNAGCQMVSLNFQTPDLAMQLNQGKYEYNGSCGYLLKPDFMRRSDRMFDPFSETPVDGVIAATCSVQVFSGQFLSDKKIGTYVEVDMYGLPTDTIRKEFRTRMVMNNGLNPAYNEEPFVFRKVILPDLAVLRIAVYDDNNKLIGQRILPLDGLQAGYRHISLRNEGNKPLSLPTIFCQIILKTYVPDGFGAIVDALSDPKKFLTIAEKRADQMKALGIDTNDIADVPSGSSKNDKKGKGKGDTVKTSVTPQTSSDMGQSSNSAQNNTAESKKDNTLVPNINIDDLKQMKTYLKLIKKQQKELSTLKKKHVKDQNIMQKAHCSQMEKLVSLNDKEKTNLEKMLEKAIKKRGENNCQELKKETEDKIQTLVTEHTAKVKNITAQHTKEWSELSSSHSCEEQEMKDNHVTQQCEHLKKLLTTVQEQQTVQLKLIHERQSKEMRANQAKMSMENSKAISQDKTIKNKAERERRVRELNSSNTKKFLDERKRLAMKQQKELEQLEKNQREQSEKLEKFNEQAKDMQQMVKLEEEMDRRPATMV
- the LOC133973333 gene encoding 1-phosphatidylinositol 4,5-bisphosphate phosphodiesterase beta-4-like isoform X1, translated to MTKSYVFNWQKHLPEFMQEGTSFDRFDEDPYFFEPSCQMRVDEYGFFITWKSEGKEGQVLECSLINSIRVGAVPKDPKILTSFEAIGKTEADLEGCIICICSGTDLVNLNFMFMVAESPDTARKWIEGLRSVIHNFKANNVCPMTCLKKHWMRMCFSTNVNGKIPVRGITRTFASGKTEKGIFQALKDLGLPSGKNDEIEPVDFTYDIFYALTQKICPRTDIEDLFKKINGNKTDYLTVEQLVSFLNENQRDPRLNEILFPFYDHKRAMQIIDKYERDDDLKKKGQMSSDGFCRYLMSDENAPVFLDKLELYQEMDHSLAHYFISSSHNTYLTGRQFGGKSSVEMYRQVLLSGCRCVELDCWDGKGEDQEPIITHGKAMCTDILFKDVIQAIKDTAFVTSDYPVILSFENHCCKPQQYKMAKYCDEIFGDFLLKLPLDNFPIESGRPLPSPNDLKRKILIKNKRLKPEVEQKQLEAFKKHMEAGETNTPAIIMGEENEEETENGEKDAEEKDLNLNSEATSEKVANSVPQGNAVSTKKPRELSNSIKKGPDDEVTEMSEATEATDVTDVSEASDLDNNKKAAEEAEDSEEALIAQYKYVGATTNIHPYLSAMVNYAQPVKFQSFDVAEERNIHHNMSSFNESVGLGYLKTNAIEFVNYNKRQMSRIYPKGGRVDSSNYMPQIFWNAGCQMVSLNFQTPDLAMQLNQGKYEYNGSCGYLLKPDFMRRSDRMFDPFSETPVDGVIAATCSVQVFSGQFLSDKKIGTYVEVDMYGLPTDTIRKEFRTRMVMNNGLNPAYNEEPFVFRKVILPDLAVLRIAVYDDNNKLIGQRILPLDGLQAGYRHISLRNEGNKPLSLPTIFCQIILKTYVPDGFGAIVDALSDPKKFLTIAEKRADQMKALGIDTNDIADVPSGSSKNDKKGKGKGDTVKTSVTPQTSSDMGQSSNSAQNNTAESKKDNTLVPNINIDDLKQMKTYLKLIKKQQKELSTLKKKHVKDQNIMQKAHCSQMEKLVSLNDKEKTNLEKMLEKAIKKRGENNCQELKKETEDKIQTLVTEHTAKVKNITAQHTKEWSELSSSHSCEEQEMKDNHVTQQCEHLKKLLTTVQEQQTVQLKLIHERQSKEMRANQAKMSMENSKAISQDKTIKNKAERERRVRELNSSNTKKFLDERKRLAMKQQKELEQLEKNQREQSEKLEKFNEQLLKSHHANKQVQGQGHAADGEAGGGDGPQACHDGVSD